Proteins co-encoded in one Marmota flaviventris isolate mMarFla1 chromosome 9, mMarFla1.hap1, whole genome shotgun sequence genomic window:
- the LOC139706974 gene encoding LOW QUALITY PROTEIN: olfactory receptor 4C11-like (The sequence of the model RefSeq protein was modified relative to this genomic sequence to represent the inferred CDS: inserted 1 base in 1 codon), protein MQQKNNVTEFVLLGLTQDPLRQKMVLLIFLIFYMGTVVGNMLIIVTIKCSRTLGSPMYFFLFYLSFADSCFSTSSAPRLIVDVLSAKKVISYNECMTQVFALHLFGCMEIFVLILMAADCYVAICKPLHYPRIMRTQVCHILIVFAWIGSFIHSIAQIILALRLPFCGPNLIDHYCCDLQPLLKLTCMDTYMINLLLVTNSGAISSSSFVILMISYVVILHSLRNHSAEGRKKALSTCTSHIIVVVLFFGPCIFIYTRPPTTFPMDKMVAVFYTIGTPFLNPLIYTLRNAEVKNAMXKLWHVKTASDKKA, encoded by the exons ATGCAGCAAAAGAACAATGTGACTGAGTTTGTATTGCTAGGATTGACACAGGATCCTTTGAGGCAGAAAATGGTGCTTTTAATCTTCTTAATTTTCTATATGGGGACTGTAGTTGGGAATATGCTCATTATTGTGACCATCAAGTGCAGCCGGACACTTGGAagccccatgtacttcttcctgttTTATCTGTCCTTTGCTGATTCCTGCTTTTCTACTTCCTCAGCCCCTAGATTAATTGTGGATGTTCTGTCTGCAAAGAAAGTCATATCCTACAATGAGTGCATGACACAGGTCTTTGCACTGCATTTATTTGGCTGCATGGAGATCTTTGTCCTCATCCTCATGGCTGCCGATTGCTATGTGGCTATCTGTAAGCCTTTGCATTACCCAAGGATCATGAGGACGCAGGTCTGTCACATCTTGATTGTCTTTGCCTGGATAGGGTCCTTTATACATTCCATTGCTCAGATTATCCTGGCCTTGAGATTGCCCTTCTGTGGACCCAACTTGATTGACCATTACTGCTGTGATCTGCAGCCCTTGTTAAAACTTACCTGCATGGACACATATATGATCAATCTGCTGTTGGTTACTAACAGTGGGGCAATTTCTTCCAGCAGCTTTGTTATTTTGATGATCTCATATGTTGTCATCTTGCATTCTCTGAGAAACCACAGCgcagaagggaggaaaaaagcacTGTCCACTTGCACATCTCACATAATTGTTGTTGTCTTGTTCTTTGGTCcctgtatattcatatatacacgcCCACCAACCACGTTCCCCATGGACAAGATGGTGGCAGTGTTTTATACCATTGGAACACCCTTCCTCAACCCACTGATCTACACGCTGAGGAATGCAGAGGTGAAAAATGCCA AGAAACTTTGGCATGTTAAAACTGCATCAGATAAAAAGGCATGA